One part of the Candidatus Borreliella tachyglossi genome encodes these proteins:
- a CDS encoding nicotinate phosphoribosyltransferase, with protein MKNLALFTDFYELSMMNAYFIKNINPKAQFEMFFRRTPFKNGYIILAGIQTLTNILKEFHFIEEELEYLESLNYFDKHFLGYLRTLRLNIKINSIKEGRIVFPYEPILIIEGNLIELLLIEGLVLNTINFESLIATKTARIKEAGAKTLAEFGLRRAQGINGALSASKAAYIGGADFTSNVLAGYAYDIPVTGTMAHSWVMSFDSEEEAFWEYAKIYPNNVSLLLDTYDTLNSGLKNAIKVFKALKLKGSQNFSVRIDSGDLEYLSKEVRRELNENGLCEVKIIVSNELDEEIIGYLTSINAPIDFWGVGTNLVTAKGDPNLSGVYKMISINKDGKFISKMKMSNNIEKSTLPSQKGIARVYSNEQMIFDLIFLKEEEEEIKAMLNLKKKLTIFHPLQENIFKEIKTYESFEFLMDIIFENNKIHLTCEANLGHIRERAQTDLKSLDHTYKRIINPHIYKVSITENLKNLRNKLTQESKML; from the coding sequence ATGAAAAATTTAGCACTATTTACAGACTTTTATGAGCTCTCAATGATGAATGCTTATTTCATAAAAAACATCAATCCAAAAGCGCAATTTGAAATGTTTTTTAGAAGAACCCCATTTAAAAATGGGTACATAATTTTAGCTGGAATCCAGACATTAACTAATATCTTAAAAGAATTTCATTTCATAGAAGAAGAACTTGAATATTTAGAAAGCCTAAACTATTTTGACAAGCATTTCTTAGGATACCTAAGAACACTCAGACTAAACATAAAAATAAATTCAATAAAAGAAGGAAGAATCGTTTTTCCTTATGAACCCATACTAATCATCGAAGGGAATCTAATTGAACTCTTACTTATAGAAGGATTAGTATTAAACACGATAAATTTTGAGAGTCTAATTGCAACAAAAACAGCAAGAATCAAAGAAGCTGGTGCTAAAACTCTAGCTGAATTTGGTCTCAGAAGAGCTCAAGGAATCAATGGTGCACTCTCGGCAAGTAAAGCTGCATACATAGGTGGTGCTGATTTTACAAGCAATGTGCTTGCCGGATATGCATACGATATCCCAGTTACCGGAACAATGGCTCATAGTTGGGTAATGAGTTTCGACAGTGAGGAAGAAGCTTTTTGGGAATATGCAAAAATATATCCAAATAATGTAAGCTTACTACTTGATACTTATGATACCCTAAATAGTGGTCTTAAAAATGCAATCAAGGTTTTTAAAGCACTTAAGCTCAAAGGTAGTCAAAATTTCTCTGTTAGAATCGACAGCGGCGATCTTGAATATTTAAGCAAAGAAGTTAGAAGAGAACTTAATGAGAATGGGCTATGTGAGGTAAAAATTATTGTATCCAACGAACTCGACGAAGAGATTATTGGATACCTCACATCAATTAATGCACCCATTGACTTTTGGGGTGTAGGCACTAACTTAGTTACCGCTAAGGGCGATCCCAACCTTTCAGGCGTATATAAAATGATATCTATCAACAAAGATGGTAAATTTATTTCTAAGATGAAAATGTCAAATAACATTGAAAAGTCAACCCTACCCTCTCAAAAAGGCATCGCTAGAGTATACTCAAATGAACAAATGATTTTTGATCTAATCTTCTTAAAAGAAGAAGAAGAAGAAATAAAAGCAATGTTAAATTTAAAAAAGAAACTTACAATTTTTCACCCTCTACAAGAAAATATATTTAAAGAAATAAAAACTTATGAAAGTTTCGAATTTCTAATGGATATTATATTTGAAAATAACAAAATTCATCTCACTTGCGAAGCAAACCTAGGGCATATAAGAGAAAGAGCTCAAACTGATCTTAAAAGCCTTGATCACACATACAAGAGAATAATAAATCCACATATATATAAAGTAAGCATTACAGAAAACTTAAAAAACTTAAGGAACAAACTAACTCAAGAAAGCAAAATGCTATGA
- the zwf gene encoding glucose-6-phosphate dehydrogenase — translation MREKNVSNFDIVIFGVTGNLSRRKLIPSLFNLYKDGYISNFRIIGFSRRTFTDEGLRLYIKDSLWQEEATALVDDFLKFFVYLSGDFREKDTYAKLFDLLDDRERLYYLSTSPEFYETIIANLKPYSFNDALAFSKIVLEKPFGSSLDTARYLNSLLYSVFKEEQIYRIDHYLGKETVQNIFTFRFGNSIFENIWNNRYVDFVQITVAEEVGIDGRFEYYDSTGALRDMFQNHILQLLSLIAMEPPIGFNSDFIHDEKVKVLKSLKKLGKGEIEQRIVKGQYVCSRVQGVLKKGYKEEAEFLKISNTETYLAMKLFINNWRWSGVPFYIRTGKALARKLSEIYIQFKKPDFTIFNTSLNNLSNALIFRIQPRDGIEIKFNTKRPGYNYDMQEANMEFSYHSSFNKFFGESYERLLLDAFLGDRTLYARNDEIDSSWEFVSDILGKWEDMKNWDYFYGSEGPVEANMILERGHFWRKI, via the coding sequence ATGAGGGAAAAGAATGTATCTAATTTTGATATTGTGATATTTGGAGTTACGGGGAATTTGTCTAGAAGGAAGCTTATTCCTTCTCTTTTTAATTTGTATAAAGATGGTTATATTAGCAATTTTAGGATTATTGGGTTCTCACGCAGAACTTTTACTGATGAGGGGCTGAGGCTTTATATTAAAGATTCTTTGTGGCAAGAAGAGGCTACTGCTTTAGTTGATGATTTTTTGAAGTTTTTTGTTTATTTGTCAGGAGATTTTAGAGAAAAAGATACTTATGCTAAATTATTTGACCTTCTGGATGATAGGGAGAGGTTGTATTACCTTTCAACCTCACCTGAATTTTATGAAACAATAATTGCAAATTTAAAACCATATTCATTTAATGATGCACTTGCCTTTTCAAAAATTGTTCTTGAAAAGCCTTTTGGTAGTAGTCTTGATACAGCTAGGTATTTAAACTCGCTTCTTTATTCTGTTTTTAAGGAGGAACAAATCTATAGAATAGATCATTATTTGGGCAAAGAGACTGTTCAAAATATTTTTACATTTAGATTTGGGAACTCTATTTTTGAGAATATTTGGAATAATCGGTATGTAGATTTTGTTCAAATTACAGTGGCAGAGGAAGTTGGAATTGATGGCAGATTTGAGTATTATGATTCTACTGGTGCCTTAAGAGATATGTTTCAGAATCATATCTTGCAACTTTTAAGTCTTATTGCAATGGAGCCACCTATTGGGTTTAATTCTGATTTTATTCATGATGAAAAGGTTAAGGTTTTAAAAAGTTTGAAAAAGCTAGGTAAAGGGGAAATTGAACAACGTATTGTTAAAGGGCAATATGTGTGCTCTCGGGTACAAGGGGTTTTAAAAAAAGGATACAAAGAAGAAGCTGAATTTTTGAAAATTTCAAATACTGAAACTTATTTGGCGATGAAACTGTTTATTAATAACTGGCGTTGGTCAGGAGTTCCTTTTTATATTAGAACAGGGAAAGCACTTGCAAGGAAATTATCAGAAATATATATTCAGTTTAAAAAGCCCGATTTCACTATTTTTAATACTAGTTTGAACAATCTTTCAAATGCTTTAATTTTTAGAATTCAACCAAGAGATGGTATCGAGATTAAGTTTAATACTAAGCGTCCAGGATATAATTATGATATGCAGGAAGCCAATATGGAATTTTCTTATCATTCTTCATTTAATAAATTTTTTGGTGAATCTTATGAGCGATTACTTCTTGATGCTTTTTTAGGTGATAGGACTTTATATGCTCGTAACGATGAAATTGATAGTTCTTGGGAATTTGTCTCAGATATTCTAGGTAAGTGGGAAGATATGAAAAATTGGGATTATTTTTATGGATCAGAAGGACCAGTTGAAGCAAATATGATTTTAGAAAGGGGTCATTTTTGGCGTAAGATCTAG
- a CDS encoding Na+/H+ antiporter NhaC family protein has translation MKNIDIYVKPRFLGLLPFIVFVVIYLGTGVYLEFRGVEMAFYQLPASVAMLIASITGFLSFKGKFEDKIHTFVEGASQYDIILMCLIFLLAGAFSTLCKEIGSVEAFASIGLRYVGTRWVVSGIFLVTCFITFAAGTSVGAIVTIAPIAFEVANRSGVNLSLMAAAVMCGSVFGDNLSLISDTTIVASRTQGSNIVDVFKASVVYALPAAILAFFGLYVISNKISNIDFISNNINNAEVLIDNPLNLIKVAPYFVIVVLALTGLNVFFVLFVGIVIASVISIFNANLQFLDVMKKISEGFLGMGDLIFLSILTGGVSFIVIRNGGVSWILVKLKALIRGRSSAEFVIASLSSVVDVLLANNTVAILICGKVAKEISIENNIPPHRSSSLLDMFSCMFQGLIPYGAQMIILVRFFDGFVSPISIILFSIYQLFLLLFVILSIVGLDIKSFVWSFDRH, from the coding sequence ATGAAGAATATTGACATTTATGTTAAACCAAGGTTTTTAGGACTTTTGCCTTTTATTGTATTTGTTGTGATTTATTTGGGTACTGGAGTTTATTTGGAATTTAGAGGTGTGGAAATGGCCTTTTATCAGCTTCCTGCAAGTGTTGCTATGTTGATTGCATCTATTACGGGATTTTTAAGTTTTAAGGGAAAATTTGAAGATAAAATTCATACTTTTGTTGAGGGCGCTTCTCAATATGATATTATTTTAATGTGTCTTATTTTTTTATTAGCAGGGGCTTTTTCTACTCTTTGTAAAGAAATAGGTAGTGTTGAAGCTTTTGCGAGTATTGGTCTTAGATATGTTGGGACTAGATGGGTTGTTTCAGGAATATTTTTAGTTACTTGTTTTATTACCTTTGCAGCAGGAACTTCTGTTGGAGCTATTGTAACTATTGCTCCAATTGCTTTTGAAGTTGCAAATAGGAGTGGTGTTAATCTAAGCTTAATGGCAGCTGCTGTGATGTGTGGTTCTGTGTTTGGCGATAATCTATCTTTAATATCAGATACAACTATTGTTGCAAGCCGTACTCAGGGAAGTAATATTGTAGATGTTTTTAAAGCTAGCGTTGTTTATGCCCTACCAGCAGCTATACTTGCTTTTTTTGGGTTATATGTTATTTCAAATAAAATATCTAATATTGATTTTATTTCAAATAACATCAATAATGCTGAAGTTTTAATTGATAATCCATTAAATTTGATTAAAGTAGCTCCCTATTTTGTTATTGTGGTCTTGGCACTAACGGGTTTAAATGTTTTCTTTGTTTTATTTGTAGGTATTGTTATTGCAAGTGTTATTAGTATTTTTAATGCGAACTTGCAATTTTTAGATGTAATGAAAAAGATTAGTGAAGGTTTTTTAGGAATGGGTGACTTAATTTTCCTATCAATACTAACAGGAGGAGTTTCTTTTATTGTAATTAGAAATGGAGGGGTTAGTTGGATTTTGGTTAAACTTAAAGCTTTAATACGAGGGAGGAGTTCTGCAGAGTTTGTAATTGCGTCTCTTTCTTCTGTTGTTGATGTTTTGCTTGCTAATAATACAGTTGCTATACTTATTTGCGGCAAGGTTGCAAAAGAAATATCTATTGAGAATAATATACCGCCTCATAGAAGTTCTTCTCTTCTGGATATGTTTTCTTGCATGTTTCAGGGACTTATTCCGTATGGTGCTCAAATGATAATTTTGGTGAGATTTTTTGATGGTTTTGTTTCACCTATCAGTATTATATTATTTTCAATTTATCAGCTATTTTTGTTGCTTTTTGTGATTTTATCTATAGTTGGTCTTGATATCAAGAGCTTTGTTTGGTCTTTTGATAGGCATTAA
- a CDS encoding Na+/H+ antiporter NhaC family protein — protein MSNSNYIKPSFLGLVPFLVFIVVYIGTGVALEIQGVELAFYQMSPIVSMLLAVVIAFLLFKGSFADKIDEFIAGCAQSDIIFISLIFMISGAFSAVCKEIGSVETVANIGLKYIPSNLLVAGIFLICLFLSTSTGSFMGTVVAITPIGLEIANKSGLPLAMVAGAVLGGGAFGDSMSLISDTAIIASRTQGVKIRDVFKKGASFTFPAAVLAAIAFAILGSSAGNIEVGVQLGEVHYLKVAPYLFVVIFAFLGVDVFLVLFFGILIAGGIGIFDGDLTLLVMTQKINEGLLDLSDMLILVIFTGGVSYMTIRHGGFEWVLTKLKHLAKCKMSAEFTITFLIMMVTGFVANSGLAILVNGPITKDISEANSGCSKRCAALLSVSSCAFIGALPYSMHMISVIKLAEGVISPFDIIPFLFYQAFLVVIIILSIIILGLKERLLRFART, from the coding sequence ATGAGTAATAGTAATTATATAAAGCCAAGTTTTTTGGGGCTTGTTCCCTTTCTTGTTTTTATTGTTGTTTATATTGGAACGGGAGTGGCTTTAGAAATTCAAGGAGTAGAGCTGGCTTTTTATCAGATGTCACCAATAGTTTCTATGCTACTAGCTGTGGTTATAGCATTTCTTTTGTTTAAAGGATCATTTGCAGATAAAATAGATGAATTTATTGCAGGGTGTGCACAGTCTGATATTATATTTATATCCTTAATATTTATGATTTCAGGTGCTTTCTCGGCTGTTTGTAAGGAGATAGGAAGCGTTGAAACTGTAGCGAATATTGGACTTAAATATATACCTTCTAATTTATTGGTAGCAGGTATATTTTTAATATGCCTTTTTCTTTCTACTTCAACTGGCAGTTTTATGGGTACTGTTGTAGCTATTACTCCGATAGGACTTGAGATAGCAAATAAAAGTGGACTTCCATTAGCAATGGTTGCTGGAGCTGTTCTTGGAGGCGGTGCATTTGGGGATAGTATGTCTTTAATATCAGATACAGCTATCATTGCAAGTCGTACCCAGGGGGTTAAGATTAGGGATGTTTTCAAAAAAGGTGCTTCCTTTACATTTCCTGCAGCTGTTCTGGCAGCTATAGCATTTGCTATTTTGGGATCTTCTGCTGGCAATATTGAGGTTGGCGTTCAACTTGGTGAGGTACATTATTTAAAGGTTGCCCCGTACCTTTTTGTTGTAATTTTTGCGTTTTTAGGGGTAGATGTATTTTTAGTTTTATTTTTTGGTATATTGATTGCAGGTGGTATTGGTATTTTTGATGGCGATTTAACTTTACTTGTTATGACTCAAAAGATTAATGAGGGGCTTTTAGATTTAAGTGACATGCTTATACTTGTTATTTTCACAGGAGGGGTTTCTTATATGACTATTAGGCATGGAGGTTTTGAATGGGTTTTAACTAAGTTGAAGCATTTAGCTAAGTGTAAGATGAGTGCCGAGTTTACGATTACTTTTTTAATAATGATGGTAACAGGATTTGTTGCAAATAGTGGTCTGGCCATTTTGGTTAATGGGCCTATTACTAAAGATATATCTGAGGCTAATTCAGGATGTTCTAAGCGTTGCGCGGCATTACTTTCGGTGTCTTCTTGTGCTTTTATTGGCGCCTTGCCATATAGTATGCATATGATTAGTGTAATAAAGCTTGCGGAGGGGGTGATATCCCCCTTTGATATCATTCCGTTTTTGTTTTATCAAGCGTTTTTAGTTGTTATTATTATTTTATCTATAATTATTCTTGGATTAAAAGAACGTTTGTTACGTTTTGCTAGAACTTAA
- a CDS encoding ABC transporter substrate-binding protein, producing the protein MVLSCSSEEKTGTLNVLNWAEYIDENLLSQFERENNIKINYEVFNNNEEMMAKFNNTKGYYDIIVPSEYLINELASENKIEKLDHSKLPNVRDHILEELKSLEYDPGNTYSIPIFWGLMGILYNKTKVDIKDMNGFDILFNEKYSKEIAMLDSPKENIGVALKILGYSFNEHDISKIKEAGKILKKQVPLLVGYFSDIAAKSLILNGEASIQLTWSGEAQAAMKQDPNLDFYTPEGTNLWIDAIAIPSDAPHKELAYKFINFLYENEASYANFEATRYNSPNKNVSIRLKSESQSNPEINLYLEEKFIPKDFSKYEVFKAIPKEVKEEQLRIYVELAS; encoded by the coding sequence ATGGTGCTCTCTTGTTCTTCTGAAGAGAAAACAGGTACCCTCAATGTCCTTAACTGGGCAGAATATATTGATGAAAACTTATTATCCCAATTTGAAAGAGAAAATAATATCAAAATAAATTATGAAGTTTTCAATAATAACGAAGAAATGATGGCAAAATTTAACAATACAAAAGGCTATTATGACATAATAGTTCCATCAGAATATTTGATCAACGAATTAGCAAGTGAAAATAAGATTGAAAAACTAGACCATTCAAAATTACCAAATGTAAGAGATCATATATTAGAAGAACTGAAATCCCTAGAATATGATCCTGGCAATACTTATTCTATACCCATATTTTGGGGTCTAATGGGAATACTTTATAACAAAACAAAAGTAGATATAAAAGATATGAATGGGTTTGATATTTTATTTAATGAAAAATACAGCAAGGAAATTGCAATGCTAGATTCTCCAAAAGAAAACATTGGCGTCGCACTTAAAATACTTGGTTATTCATTTAACGAACACGACATATCTAAAATAAAAGAAGCTGGAAAGATATTAAAAAAACAAGTCCCCTTATTGGTAGGATATTTTTCAGATATTGCTGCAAAGTCACTAATACTTAATGGTGAAGCATCAATTCAACTAACATGGAGTGGGGAAGCTCAAGCTGCAATGAAGCAAGATCCAAACCTAGACTTCTATACGCCTGAGGGTACAAATCTTTGGATTGATGCAATTGCAATTCCATCGGATGCACCTCACAAAGAACTTGCTTATAAATTCATAAACTTCCTATATGAGAATGAAGCATCCTATGCAAACTTTGAAGCAACAAGATATAATTCACCAAACAAGAATGTATCAATTCGATTAAAGAGCGAATCTCAGAGTAATCCTGAAATAAATTTATATTTGGAAGAAAAATTTATTCCAAAAGATTTTTCGAAATATGAAGTATTTAAAGCGATACCAAAAGAAGTAAAAGAAGAACAGCTAAGAATATATGTAGAATTAGCATCCTAA
- a CDS encoding ABC transporter permease — protein sequence MLRILKNTFLFLTFGFVYAPILILVVYSFNAGDNGFFWQGFSLKWYKEVFASQQVKTVIYNTLLVATISSFISVAIGVLGAYGIYKTKNKRIKTILLSINKIPIINPDIVTGISLMTFYSFIKMQLGFSTMLMSHVIFSTPYVVITILPKLYSLPENIIDAARDLGASESQIFSNIIYPEIIGSVATGGLIAFTLSVDDFLISFFTTGQGFNNLSILINSLTKRGIKPIINAISSILFFVILCLLFGINKLVGIKKLTADTEI from the coding sequence ATGCTTAGAATACTAAAAAACACTTTTTTATTCTTAACATTTGGATTTGTTTATGCGCCCATACTAATTCTTGTAGTTTATTCTTTTAACGCAGGGGATAATGGCTTTTTTTGGCAAGGATTTAGTTTAAAATGGTATAAAGAAGTTTTTGCGTCGCAGCAAGTAAAAACAGTAATATATAATACCCTATTAGTAGCAACGATATCATCCTTCATATCTGTAGCAATTGGTGTTTTGGGTGCTTATGGTATTTATAAAACAAAAAACAAAAGAATAAAAACAATCTTGTTATCAATAAACAAAATACCAATAATTAATCCTGATATTGTAACAGGCATTAGTTTAATGACATTTTACTCTTTTATCAAGATGCAACTTGGTTTCTCTACAATGCTAATGTCACATGTAATCTTTTCAACACCTTATGTAGTAATAACAATTCTGCCCAAGCTATATTCACTTCCGGAAAACATTATTGATGCAGCTCGAGACCTTGGTGCATCAGAAAGTCAAATATTTAGCAACATAATATATCCAGAAATAATTGGAAGCGTGGCTACGGGTGGTCTTATTGCGTTTACATTGTCAGTTGATGATTTTTTAATATCCTTTTTTACGACAGGTCAAGGGTTTAACAACTTGTCAATACTTATCAATTCCTTAACAAAGAGAGGAATAAAACCTATAATAAATGCAATTTCTTCTATACTATTTTTTGTAATACTCTGTCTTTTATTTGGTATTAATAAACTTGTAGGAATTAAAAAATTAACAGCAGACACAGAAATTTAG
- a CDS encoding ABC transporter permease has protein sequence MKRLTLLLYVLFLLIFIIFPLVIIITLGFINEHNELTFANFIRLLEPSYLRIFSRSIKFALIATIFCILIGYPTAWFISISKKSVQNMLIIMIILPMWINTLLRTYAWIRILGKNGIINNLLNIMGFDNADLLYNEQAVIIGMVYNFLPFMVLPIYTGLLKIRSEYIEAARDLGARMWQILLYIKLPLTLSYLATGIIMVFIPSITVFIISDLLGGSKQILIGNLIEKQFLFIEDWHTGAAISFIVMIVILMFNLTILKLMQKNNVE, from the coding sequence ATGAAGAGATTAACTTTATTATTATATGTTCTATTTTTGTTAATATTTATCATCTTCCCACTAGTAATAATAATAACTCTAGGATTCATTAATGAGCACAACGAACTTACCTTTGCAAATTTTATCCGGCTATTAGAACCAAGCTACTTAAGAATTTTCTCAAGAAGCATAAAATTTGCCTTAATTGCAACCATTTTTTGCATTCTAATTGGATATCCTACAGCATGGTTTATATCAATATCAAAAAAAAGCGTCCAAAATATGCTCATAATAATGATAATACTTCCTATGTGGATCAACACCTTACTTAGAACTTATGCTTGGATAAGGATACTAGGAAAAAATGGAATCATTAATAACTTGCTTAATATAATGGGATTTGACAATGCAGACTTGCTTTACAATGAACAAGCCGTAATAATCGGTATGGTATATAATTTTTTGCCGTTTATGGTCTTGCCAATATATACAGGACTTTTAAAAATAAGATCTGAATATATTGAAGCTGCAAGAGACCTTGGAGCAAGAATGTGGCAAATACTATTATACATAAAATTACCATTAACATTGTCATATCTTGCAACAGGAATAATAATGGTATTCATTCCCTCAATTACAGTATTTATTATTTCCGATCTTTTGGGTGGCTCTAAGCAAATTTTAATAGGAAATTTAATTGAAAAACAATTCTTATTCATAGAAGATTGGCATACTGGAGCTGCCATTTCATTTATTGTCATGATAGTAATATTAATGTTTAATTTAACAATACTTAAGTTGATGCAAAAAAATAATGTGGAATAG
- a CDS encoding ABC transporter ATP-binding protein, producing MNSYILEIKDLSHYYTDSSNKTLDTINLKIKTNEFITLLGPSGCGKTTLIKILGGFLNPNEGETYFLSKEISKITPNKREINTVFQNYALFPHMNVFDNISFGLRMKKTNKNLIKEKVKVALSLIGMQKYAYRNINELSGGQKQRVAIARAIVMEPKLLLLDEPLSALDLKMRQEMQRELKKFQRKLGITFIYVTHDQEEALTMSDRIVVMNEGVILQIGTPEEIYNEPKTKFVADFIGESNIFDGTYEKEFVVNMFGKDFKCLDKGFKNKESVDLVIRPEDVKILPKGKGHLSGVITSAIFQGVHYEMTLAINKSNWLVQSTKLTKVGEEVDIFLEPDDIHVMRKEQ from the coding sequence TTGAATAGTTATATCTTAGAGATTAAAGACTTAAGTCATTACTACACTGATAGTAGTAATAAAACTCTAGATACAATTAATTTAAAAATTAAAACAAACGAATTCATTACTCTACTTGGTCCATCGGGATGCGGAAAAACAACACTAATTAAAATACTGGGCGGATTTTTAAATCCAAATGAAGGCGAAACTTACTTCCTATCAAAAGAGATTTCAAAAATTACTCCCAATAAAAGAGAGATTAATACTGTATTTCAAAACTATGCACTCTTCCCACATATGAATGTTTTTGACAACATTTCATTCGGTCTTAGAATGAAAAAGACAAACAAAAATTTAATTAAAGAAAAGGTAAAAGTAGCACTTTCTTTAATTGGCATGCAAAAATACGCCTACAGAAATATAAATGAACTGTCAGGTGGTCAAAAACAGAGAGTTGCTATTGCAAGAGCTATAGTGATGGAACCTAAGCTTTTACTATTAGATGAACCACTCTCAGCTCTTGATCTAAAGATGAGACAAGAGATGCAAAGAGAACTTAAAAAATTTCAACGAAAGCTTGGCATAACTTTTATTTATGTTACGCACGATCAAGAAGAAGCTTTAACTATGAGCGACAGAATAGTAGTAATGAATGAAGGCGTAATCCTTCAAATTGGCACACCTGAGGAAATTTACAATGAACCCAAAACAAAATTTGTAGCTGACTTTATTGGCGAGAGCAATATTTTTGACGGAACATACGAGAAAGAATTTGTTGTTAACATGTTTGGTAAAGATTTTAAATGTCTTGACAAAGGGTTTAAAAATAAAGAATCCGTTGATCTTGTAATACGGCCAGAAGATGTAAAAATACTTCCTAAAGGTAAAGGACATTTAAGTGGCGTTATAACCTCAGCAATATTTCAAGGTGTACATTACGAAATGACGCTAGCGATTAACAAATCTAACTGGTTAGTTCAAAGCACAAAGCTTACAAAAGTCGGTGAAGAAGTTGATATATTCTTAGAACCCGATGATATTCATGTAATGCGCAAGGAACAATAA
- the ylqF gene encoding ribosome biogenesis GTPase YlqF, with product MSNKINWFPGHMKRALKLITENLRRTNIVLEIIDARAPLSSKNPLTEKIIRNAQRDKIILLNKSDLAQTREILKWKAHFETLGNNVIITNIYKKGMRNHIIGNIKKTANVKKIRTYTEKIKVLVVGVPNVGKSSIINLLVGRKSTSVANKPGHTKNIQIVKVNEEINMFDMPGILWHNLEDQETAKKLAILDMIKNEIIDNTELSLYLINEMHTNNKNKFLDRYNISSTDPLQILEEFARTRGFINKNHEIDIERASKVLIKDYREGKFGKIILDIKKSQH from the coding sequence ATGTCAAATAAAATCAACTGGTTCCCTGGCCACATGAAAAGAGCTCTAAAATTAATAACGGAAAACCTTAGGAGAACAAACATTGTCCTAGAAATAATTGATGCTAGAGCCCCACTTAGTAGCAAAAATCCACTAACTGAAAAAATAATTAGAAATGCGCAAAGGGACAAAATAATACTTTTAAACAAATCAGACCTTGCACAAACAAGAGAAATTTTGAAATGGAAAGCACATTTTGAAACACTTGGAAATAATGTAATCATTACCAACATATATAAAAAAGGAATGAGAAACCATATAATAGGCAATATAAAAAAAACAGCAAATGTGAAGAAAATTAGAACTTACACAGAAAAAATAAAAGTTTTAGTAGTGGGTGTCCCTAATGTTGGTAAATCATCAATAATTAATCTATTAGTAGGGCGAAAAAGCACAAGCGTTGCAAATAAACCAGGTCACACAAAAAATATACAAATAGTAAAAGTAAATGAAGAGATTAACATGTTCGATATGCCAGGTATCTTATGGCACAATTTAGAAGACCAAGAGACTGCAAAAAAACTTGCAATCTTGGACATGATAAAAAATGAAATAATAGACAATACAGAACTATCACTATACTTAATTAACGAAATGCATACAAATAATAAAAATAAATTCCTAGATAGATATAATATATCCTCAACAGATCCACTGCAAATTTTAGAAGAATTTGCAAGAACAAGGGGTTTTATAAATAAAAACCACGAAATAGACATTGAAAGAGCATCAAAAGTATTAATAAAAGACTACAGAGAGGGCAAATTCGGAAAAATCATCCTTGATATAAAAAAGTCACAACACTAA